From Cellulosimicrobium sp. ES-005, one genomic window encodes:
- a CDS encoding Gfo/Idh/MocA family oxidoreductase, which translates to MSIDAQAPAENSARLAVHPVPDLTADVTGTVPDPRSAPSIRWGILGAGGIASSFAEAVRLHTQGRVASVGSRDRVRAERFATAHGVPTTHHGYQELVEDPQVDVVYVATPHSHHREHALLAIAAGKHVLVEKAFTRNEAEAVEVLDAAREAGVFVMEAMWTRFLPHVAALRGVIARGEIGDVVNLSADHGQWFAFDPEHRLYAPELAGGALLDLGVYPVSFAHDLLGAPSSVTAVGALTETGVDGQVSIVLGYGDTQATLSTTLWSRTATTAVISGTAGRIEVEGNFYAPTSFRVVRHDGSSWYYDGFSGEGKQYQAAEVARRVAAGETQSPRMSWDSTLEVMRTLDEVRRQIGVVYPGE; encoded by the coding sequence ATGAGCATCGACGCCCAGGCGCCCGCCGAGAACTCGGCACGGCTCGCCGTCCACCCCGTCCCCGACCTGACCGCCGACGTGACCGGCACGGTCCCCGACCCGCGCAGCGCACCGTCGATCCGCTGGGGCATCCTCGGAGCCGGCGGGATCGCGTCGTCGTTCGCCGAGGCCGTGCGCCTCCACACGCAGGGCCGCGTCGCGTCCGTCGGCTCGCGCGACCGCGTCCGCGCCGAGCGCTTCGCCACCGCCCACGGCGTCCCGACGACCCACCACGGCTACCAGGAGCTCGTCGAGGACCCGCAGGTGGACGTCGTCTACGTCGCGACGCCGCACTCCCACCACCGCGAGCACGCGCTCCTCGCCATCGCCGCGGGCAAGCACGTGCTCGTCGAGAAGGCGTTCACGCGCAACGAGGCGGAGGCCGTCGAGGTGCTCGACGCCGCGCGCGAGGCCGGGGTGTTCGTCATGGAGGCCATGTGGACGCGGTTCCTGCCGCACGTGGCCGCGCTGCGCGGGGTGATCGCGCGCGGCGAGATCGGCGACGTCGTCAACCTCAGCGCCGACCACGGCCAGTGGTTCGCGTTCGACCCGGAGCACCGCCTCTACGCCCCGGAGCTCGCGGGCGGTGCGCTGCTCGACCTGGGCGTGTACCCGGTCTCGTTCGCGCACGACCTGCTGGGCGCGCCGTCGTCGGTCACCGCGGTGGGCGCGCTCACCGAGACGGGCGTCGACGGGCAGGTGAGCATCGTGCTCGGCTACGGCGACACGCAGGCGACCCTCTCCACGACGCTGTGGTCGCGCACGGCCACGACGGCCGTGATCTCGGGGACCGCGGGGCGCATCGAGGTCGAGGGGAACTTCTACGCGCCGACGTCGTTCCGCGTGGTCCGGCACGACGGCTCGTCCTGGTACTACGACGGCTTCTCCGGCGAGGGCAAGCAGTACCAGGCGGCCGAGGTCGCACGCCGCGTCGCCGCGGGCGAGACGCAGAGCCCGCGCATGTCCTGGGACTCGACGCTCGAGGTCATGCGGACGCTCGACGAGGTCCGGCGGCAGATCGGGGTCGTGTACCCCGGGGAGTGA
- the tmk gene encoding dTMP kinase: MSAPGYFISFEGGDGVGKSTQSRLLGQWLGELTGREVVLTREPGGTELGKELRAAVLHGQDMDPRTEALIYAADRAHHVASLVRPALERGAVVVTDRYLDSSVAYQAGGRELGADEVELISRWAVQDLMPDVTILLDLDPAVAGARIRRQHDRLERAGAEFHRRTREAFLARAAADPERWVVLDAAASVDDLQAQIRVDVAARLELTPVVEEAEDTVAAEPDDGFDDTDSAIGYEPGSGIAAGPATGSGAA; this comes from the coding sequence GTGAGCGCACCCGGGTACTTCATCTCGTTCGAGGGCGGCGACGGCGTCGGCAAGTCGACCCAGTCCCGCCTGCTCGGGCAGTGGCTCGGCGAGCTCACGGGGCGCGAGGTCGTGCTGACGCGCGAGCCCGGCGGCACCGAGCTCGGCAAGGAGCTGCGTGCCGCGGTGCTCCACGGGCAGGACATGGACCCGCGCACCGAGGCGCTCATCTACGCCGCGGACCGCGCGCACCACGTCGCGAGCCTCGTGCGCCCGGCCCTCGAGCGCGGCGCGGTCGTCGTGACGGACCGCTACCTCGACTCGTCGGTCGCGTACCAGGCGGGCGGGCGCGAGCTCGGTGCGGACGAGGTCGAGCTCATCTCGCGCTGGGCCGTGCAGGACCTCATGCCGGACGTCACGATCCTGCTCGACCTCGACCCGGCCGTGGCCGGGGCGCGGATCCGGCGACAGCACGACCGGCTGGAGCGCGCCGGGGCGGAGTTCCACCGTCGCACCCGCGAGGCGTTCCTCGCGCGCGCCGCGGCGGACCCGGAACGTTGGGTCGTGCTCGACGCCGCCGCCTCGGTCGACGACCTCCAGGCGCAGATCCGCGTCGACGTCGCGGCCCGGCTCGAGCTCACGCCGGTCGTGGAGGAGGCGGAGGACACGGTCGCCGCCGAGCCCGACGACGGCTTCGACGACACGGACAGCGCGATCGGGTACGAGCCCGGCTCGGGGATCGCGGCCGGGCCCGCGACGGGGAGCGGGGCCGCGTGA
- a CDS encoding MarR family winged helix-turn-helix transcriptional regulator gives MTSQDPTTVPGRWDSLHAVLRRLDDEIGTVYTDRGIEGVRPRFVYPLIRLAHTGPLTIRGLAESLGRTHSAMSQTVTAMRREGLVETEPGPDARTRRVALTEKARALVPLLEAEWRATEESVAEIDDELPHALSAVVVELERVLARRSLRARLVDRLDAAGYPLPVGAAEPAGSGTDAAPPEDR, from the coding sequence ATGACTTCTCAGGACCCGACCACCGTCCCCGGCCGGTGGGACTCCCTGCACGCCGTGCTCCGACGCCTCGACGACGAGATCGGCACGGTCTACACCGACCGAGGCATCGAGGGCGTGCGGCCGCGGTTCGTCTACCCGCTGATCCGGCTCGCCCACACCGGCCCGCTGACCATCCGTGGGCTCGCGGAGTCGCTCGGGCGGACGCACTCGGCGATGAGCCAGACCGTCACGGCCATGCGGCGCGAGGGACTGGTCGAGACGGAGCCCGGCCCGGACGCCCGGACGCGACGGGTCGCGCTCACCGAGAAGGCTCGCGCGCTCGTCCCGCTCCTGGAGGCGGAGTGGCGCGCGACGGAGGAGTCCGTCGCCGAGATCGACGACGAGCTGCCGCACGCGTTGAGCGCCGTCGTCGTCGAGCTGGAGCGCGTCCTCGCCCGCCGCTCGCTGCGCGCGCGGCTCGTGGATCGGCTCGATGCGGCGGGCTACCCCCTGCCGGTGGGAGCCGCCGAACCCGCGGGATCCGGTACCGACGCCGCCCCGCCCGAGGACCGTTGA
- a CDS encoding PadR family transcriptional regulator translates to MRFDERLDRELLRGVLPLCVLAVVATHGPTYGYAITRSLADAGLGTVKGGTLYPLLQRLEDDGLVTTSWHQGERGPSRRYYAVTGQGRVALADATSRWDAVTTAASTLVAGPSGTPSPDGARPAAGLAPHAGARPDPDRGPGPVPGPVPEPVAIPADAPPPDPTPRRTPR, encoded by the coding sequence ATGAGGTTCGACGAGCGGCTCGACCGCGAGCTCCTGCGCGGCGTGCTGCCGCTGTGCGTGCTCGCGGTCGTCGCGACCCACGGCCCCACCTACGGCTACGCGATCACGCGGTCGCTCGCCGACGCGGGCCTCGGCACCGTGAAGGGCGGCACGCTCTACCCGCTGCTGCAGCGCCTGGAGGACGACGGCCTCGTCACGACCTCCTGGCACCAGGGCGAGCGCGGGCCGAGCCGTCGGTACTACGCCGTCACGGGCCAGGGTCGCGTCGCGCTCGCCGACGCGACCTCCCGCTGGGACGCCGTGACGACGGCGGCGAGCACCCTCGTCGCGGGCCCGTCCGGCACGCCCTCGCCGGACGGTGCGCGCCCGGCCGCAGGCCTCGCCCCGCACGCGGGGGCGCGCCCGGACCCCGACCGGGGACCAGGACCGGTCCCGGGGCCGGTCCCAGAGCCGGTCGCGATCCCGGCAGACGCACCTCCTCCCGACCCCACCCCGAGAAGGACCCCTCGATGA
- a CDS encoding HAD-IA family hydrolase, with translation MPDPAAAPRPLPTPGVAFAGRTFDAVLFDMDGTLIDSVPAVDRNWRRWAAEHGLPDPDEFQIQHGTPARTLIAELLPEDRVEAAYERIHALELEDNEGVTILPGTRDALAVLPPARQAIVTSCTRPLAAARMAASGLAAPSVVVTADDVARGKPDPDPFLLGAERLGVDPARCLVVEDAPAGIAAARAAGCATLAVTGTHSADELADATPAPDALAAGLVAVRFAVGPDGVRVTDA, from the coding sequence ATGCCCGACCCCGCCGCCGCGCCCCGTCCGCTGCCCACCCCCGGCGTCGCGTTCGCCGGGCGCACGTTCGACGCCGTGCTGTTCGACATGGACGGCACGCTCATCGACTCCGTCCCGGCGGTCGACCGGAACTGGCGACGCTGGGCCGCGGAGCACGGCCTGCCCGACCCGGACGAGTTCCAGATCCAGCACGGCACCCCGGCGCGCACGCTCATCGCCGAGCTCCTCCCGGAGGACCGGGTCGAGGCGGCCTACGAGCGCATCCATGCGCTCGAGCTCGAGGACAACGAGGGCGTGACGATCCTGCCCGGGACGCGGGACGCGCTGGCCGTCCTCCCGCCCGCGCGGCAGGCGATCGTCACGTCCTGCACCCGCCCGCTCGCCGCCGCGCGCATGGCGGCGTCCGGTCTCGCCGCGCCGTCGGTCGTCGTGACAGCCGACGACGTCGCGCGCGGCAAGCCCGACCCGGACCCGTTCCTCCTCGGCGCGGAGCGCCTCGGCGTCGACCCGGCGCGCTGCCTCGTCGTCGAGGACGCCCCGGCGGGGATCGCGGCGGCGCGCGCCGCGGGCTGCGCGACGCTCGCCGTGACGGGCACCCACTCGGCCGACGAGCTCGCCGACGCCACGCCCGCGCCCGACGCCCTGGCGGCGGGGCTCGTGGCGGTCCGCTTCGCCGTCGGTCCCGACGGCGTCCGCGTCACCGACGCCTGA
- a CDS encoding ABC transporter ATP-binding protein, translating to MTSPAPRTDAPTDTPDVPEARASARGLVKVYGSGTTAVRALDGVDVDFARGRLTAIMGPSGSGKSTLMHCLAGLDSPTSGSVVIDGQEISRLSQRRLTALRRTRVGFVFQAYNLVPTLTAAENITLPLDIARAPVDRAWFDEVVDSVGLRDRLHHRPSELSGGQQQRVACARALVSRPSIVFADEPTGNLDSRSAGEVLAFLRRSVDELDQTVVMVTHDPRAASYAHRVVFLADGRLAGELHDPTQQDILDALALAADDDGPPSGPAAAPATPARPAAGPTTSAGPAAPVGRHAAPVDPA from the coding sequence ATGACGTCCCCCGCGCCCCGGACCGACGCGCCGACCGACACCCCGGACGTGCCCGAGGCGCGCGCGAGCGCCCGCGGGCTCGTCAAGGTCTACGGGTCCGGCACGACGGCGGTGCGCGCGCTCGACGGCGTCGACGTCGACTTCGCGCGCGGGCGGCTCACCGCGATCATGGGCCCGTCCGGCTCGGGCAAGTCGACGCTCATGCACTGCCTGGCGGGCCTGGACTCGCCGACCTCCGGGAGCGTCGTGATCGACGGGCAGGAGATCAGCCGCCTGTCGCAGCGCCGCCTCACGGCCCTGCGCCGCACGCGCGTCGGGTTCGTCTTCCAGGCGTACAACCTCGTCCCGACGCTCACCGCGGCGGAGAACATCACGCTCCCCCTCGACATCGCGCGCGCCCCCGTGGACCGCGCGTGGTTCGACGAGGTCGTCGACTCCGTCGGGCTGCGCGACCGTCTGCACCACCGCCCGTCCGAGCTCTCCGGCGGGCAGCAGCAGCGCGTCGCGTGCGCGCGGGCGCTCGTCTCGCGGCCGTCGATCGTGTTCGCCGACGAGCCGACGGGCAACCTCGACTCGCGCTCGGCCGGCGAGGTGCTGGCGTTCCTGCGCCGGTCCGTCGACGAGCTCGACCAGACCGTCGTCATGGTCACGCACGACCCGCGCGCGGCGTCGTACGCGCACCGCGTCGTGTTCCTCGCCGACGGCCGCCTCGCCGGCGAGCTGCACGACCCCACGCAGCAGGACATCCTCGACGCGCTCGCGCTCGCGGCGGACGACGACGGCCCTCCGTCCGGACCGGCCGCCGCACCCGCGACCCCGGCCCGGCCGGCCGCCGGGCCCACGACCTCGGCCGGGCCCGCGGCGCCCGTCGGGCGGCACGCGGCCCCGGTCGACCCGGCATGA
- a CDS encoding MFS transporter → MRDHVLDVRPLRSSRAYRDLWAGSAVGGLGFQIASVAVLLQVWELTHSPLWTGTIGLATAVPLLTLGLVGGHLADVHDRRTIMRLAAAGQVLAAVGLVAQALAGNRSVWVLLGLVSLGAACNALGSPARRTVPPRLLPPDQVAAGLALQNLAFQVAMLVGPALAGLVLARWDLPAAYGVQAVAAVVALLGLVRLPPLPPGSPSGAPPGPSDAVAAVAPAVASVGAPGDDRAAGEEQTAPTATGAPTATGAPTAARAPRRRAAAGGWWIVWRKPTLRGSFATDVAATVLAMPISLFPLVNELRFDGDPRTLGLFLSAVAVGGIGAGLFSGAVTRAPRAGVLQLAAAATWGVALAGFGLAGPLWLALACLAVAGAADTVSVVTRGALVQLETPDEFRGRVSSVEHVVGVAGPEVGNFRGGVLASLTSAPVALAVGGLAASAVVGLVAWRNAPLRRYRTPAPDLVPTW, encoded by the coding sequence GTGCGCGACCACGTCCTCGACGTCCGCCCTCTGCGCTCCAGCCGCGCGTACCGCGACCTCTGGGCCGGGTCCGCCGTCGGCGGGCTGGGGTTCCAGATCGCGAGCGTCGCCGTGCTGCTCCAGGTCTGGGAGCTCACGCACAGCCCGCTGTGGACGGGCACGATCGGTCTCGCCACCGCGGTCCCGCTCCTCACGCTCGGGCTCGTCGGCGGTCACCTCGCCGACGTGCACGACCGGCGCACGATCATGCGGCTCGCCGCGGCAGGGCAGGTGCTCGCCGCGGTCGGGCTCGTCGCGCAGGCGCTCGCGGGCAACCGGTCCGTGTGGGTGCTCCTCGGCCTCGTGAGCCTCGGCGCCGCGTGCAACGCGCTGGGTTCCCCGGCCCGGCGCACGGTGCCGCCGCGCCTGCTCCCGCCCGACCAGGTCGCCGCAGGCCTCGCGCTCCAGAACCTCGCGTTCCAGGTCGCGATGCTCGTGGGCCCCGCGCTCGCCGGCCTGGTGCTCGCGCGCTGGGACCTCCCGGCGGCGTACGGGGTGCAGGCCGTGGCGGCGGTCGTCGCCCTGCTCGGGCTCGTGCGCCTCCCGCCGCTCCCGCCGGGCAGCCCTTCAGGGGCGCCGCCGGGACCGTCCGACGCCGTGGCCGCCGTCGCCCCCGCCGTCGCCTCCGTCGGCGCACCTGGCGACGACCGTGCGGCCGGGGAGGAGCAGACCGCGCCGACCGCGACGGGCGCGCCGACCGCGACGGGCGCGCCGACCGCCGCGCGCGCGCCGCGCCGTCGGGCAGCCGCGGGCGGGTGGTGGATCGTGTGGCGCAAGCCGACGCTGCGCGGCTCGTTCGCGACCGACGTCGCGGCGACGGTGCTCGCGATGCCGATCTCGCTCTTCCCGCTCGTCAACGAGCTCCGGTTCGACGGCGACCCGCGCACGCTCGGCCTGTTCCTGTCCGCCGTCGCGGTCGGCGGCATCGGGGCGGGCCTGTTCTCGGGTGCGGTGACCCGGGCCCCGCGGGCGGGCGTGCTCCAGCTCGCCGCGGCCGCGACGTGGGGCGTCGCGCTCGCGGGGTTCGGCCTCGCGGGCCCGCTGTGGCTCGCGCTCGCGTGCCTCGCGGTGGCGGGCGCGGCCGACACGGTGAGCGTCGTGACTCGCGGCGCGCTCGTCCAGCTCGAGACGCCGGACGAGTTCCGCGGGCGCGTGTCGTCGGTCGAGCACGTCGTGGGCGTGGCGGGGCCGGAGGTCGGCAACTTCCGCGGCGGCGTGCTCGCGTCGCTCACGTCCGCCCCGGTCGCCCTGGCGGTGGGCGGACTGGCGGCGAGCGCCGTCGTCGGGCTGGTCGCCTGGCGCAACGCCCCGCTCCGCCGCTACCGCACCCCCGCCCCAGACCTCGTCCCGACCTGGTGA
- a CDS encoding glycerol dehydrogenase: protein MPEVPVRTLISPLRYVQARGALTRLGEFVRPIGTKPLLVADDVVWGIVQDTVAVSFQDQDLPRHRTGFGTYATAAEVDRLAREIDELGADVIVGIGGGSTIDAVKAAGHLRGIRWVSVPTVASTDAPCSALSVIYTEDGAFEEYRFFPHNPDLVLVDTGLVANAPVKFLVAGVGDALATWIEARAVAEANASTMAGGLPLVTGTALAQLSWDILWENALPAIDAVKDHLVTPAVEKVVEANTLLSGLGFESGGLAAAHAIHNGLTAAPQTHGLTHGQKVNIGSVTQLVLEGAPTEEIEEFVRFTTRVGLPNTLTEIGLTADDVHDLTRVAEAATAEGETIHAMPFPVRVPELVDALRSIEGFSRRVRAEAGLPEPVGHTAH, encoded by the coding sequence ATGCCCGAGGTTCCCGTCCGCACGCTCATCAGCCCGCTGCGCTACGTCCAGGCCCGCGGTGCGCTCACGCGGCTCGGCGAGTTCGTCCGACCGATCGGCACGAAGCCGCTGCTCGTCGCCGACGACGTCGTGTGGGGCATCGTCCAGGACACGGTCGCCGTGTCCTTCCAGGACCAGGACCTCCCCCGCCACCGCACCGGGTTCGGCACGTACGCCACCGCCGCGGAGGTCGACCGGCTCGCGCGCGAGATCGACGAGCTCGGCGCCGACGTGATCGTCGGCATCGGCGGCGGCTCGACGATCGACGCCGTGAAGGCCGCGGGCCACCTGCGCGGCATCCGCTGGGTCTCCGTGCCGACCGTCGCGTCCACCGACGCCCCGTGCTCCGCCCTGTCCGTCATCTACACCGAGGACGGCGCGTTCGAGGAGTACCGGTTCTTCCCGCACAACCCGGACCTCGTGCTCGTCGACACGGGCCTCGTCGCGAACGCGCCCGTGAAGTTCCTCGTCGCCGGCGTCGGGGACGCGCTCGCGACGTGGATCGAGGCGCGCGCCGTCGCCGAGGCGAACGCGTCGACCATGGCCGGCGGCCTCCCGCTCGTCACGGGCACGGCGCTCGCGCAGCTCTCGTGGGACATCCTCTGGGAGAACGCGCTGCCCGCGATCGACGCGGTGAAGGACCACCTCGTGACACCTGCGGTCGAGAAGGTCGTCGAGGCGAACACGCTCCTGTCCGGGCTGGGCTTCGAGTCCGGCGGCCTCGCCGCGGCGCACGCGATCCACAACGGACTCACCGCGGCGCCCCAGACGCACGGGCTCACGCACGGCCAGAAGGTGAACATCGGCTCCGTGACGCAGCTCGTGCTGGAGGGCGCGCCGACCGAGGAGATCGAGGAGTTCGTGCGCTTCACGACGCGCGTCGGCCTGCCGAACACGCTCACCGAGATCGGCCTGACCGCGGACGACGTGCACGACCTCACGCGCGTCGCGGAGGCCGCCACCGCGGAGGGCGAGACGATCCACGCCATGCCGTTCCCCGTGCGCGTGCCGGAGCTCGTCGACGCCCTGCGCTCCATCGAGGGCTTCTCCCGCCGCGTCCGCGCCGAGGCCGGCCTCCCCGAGCCGGTCGGGCACACCGCGCACTGA
- a CDS encoding FtsX-like permease family protein — protein sequence MIRVALRGVRAHVVRFVLSVLAVTLGVAFVVGTFAFRGMLSSTFDDIIATTLTADVYVRGSQEVTGDATGPGGGSGGNGFAGDRTLVSADLAGQVEAVDGVARAVPDVSGPVVLVAADGTAVVTTGPPSTAFSIDPEDPSLTLLDGAWPGPGEIVLEQSAAETAGLSTGDATTVVLGGEPTPVTVSGVFGIEAAAAGAVLVGIDGETARDVFAPDGMVPQLAVWATPSSGTVDEDALAQRVGDVLPEGAEAVTGEQARAEASEAVEEVLGFVETFLLVFAAIALFVGAFIIANTFAMSVRERLRELALLRALGASPGQVFTSVLVQALVVGLVGGGLGVLAGAGLVRVIRWGLALAGMEFSGRVPLGTPQVVAAVGLGAVVSLLAAVLPARRAAAIPPVQAMRDDVAPDRGTGVRAVGGIVLVALGAGILWLAAFLGSSVADAPTGWAWLDDLSPRVLLGVGAGLVLVGVLVGSPAVARGVLTVLAWPLVVALRPLGRLARGNVTRNPRRTASTAGALLIGMALVSVTGVIAASTQASVRSIVENEVRADLVVDSATLVVPDGAVDAVTATPGAAVVDTVRLGLAPVATVGPAGNGTPSSDDEPDGSGDEPGAGEARGTDVAGVPAGFFDTALDPVTLAGDPTATLEAGDVVVHRRTARERGWEVGDTLRLGEGTAAVEARVGAVIDSQLVGTGILVRDDVFDAVVPAAQASVRIVYVSAAEGASAAEVEDLRAALTTAVEPFLVVTVLDREETASAFADQVNQVLVILYALLALSIVIALLGIVNTLALSIIERTREIGLLRAVGLGRLQLAGVIAIESVLTAVYGTVLGVATGIGIGAALPGVLADEGLSTLAVPWGQVLAILGVAVVIGLVASVWPAIRAARLPVLDAVTVD from the coding sequence ATGATCCGCGTCGCGCTGCGGGGCGTGCGGGCGCACGTCGTGCGGTTCGTGCTCTCCGTGCTCGCCGTGACGCTCGGCGTCGCGTTCGTCGTGGGCACGTTCGCGTTCCGCGGCATGCTCTCCTCGACGTTCGACGACATCATCGCGACGACGCTCACCGCCGACGTCTACGTGCGCGGGTCGCAGGAGGTCACCGGGGACGCGACCGGGCCGGGCGGCGGGAGCGGTGGGAACGGGTTCGCGGGCGACCGCACGCTCGTCTCCGCCGACCTCGCGGGACAGGTCGAGGCGGTCGACGGCGTCGCGCGCGCCGTGCCGGACGTCTCCGGGCCGGTCGTCCTCGTCGCCGCCGACGGGACCGCCGTCGTGACGACGGGACCGCCCAGCACGGCCTTCTCGATCGACCCCGAGGACCCGAGCCTCACCCTGCTCGACGGCGCGTGGCCGGGACCGGGAGAGATCGTCCTGGAGCAGAGCGCGGCGGAGACGGCGGGACTGTCGACCGGTGACGCGACGACGGTCGTGCTGGGCGGCGAACCGACCCCCGTGACGGTGTCCGGCGTCTTCGGGATCGAGGCCGCCGCGGCGGGCGCGGTGCTCGTCGGGATCGACGGCGAGACCGCGCGCGACGTGTTCGCGCCCGACGGAATGGTGCCGCAGCTCGCGGTCTGGGCGACGCCGTCGTCGGGGACCGTCGACGAGGACGCGCTCGCGCAGCGCGTCGGCGACGTGCTGCCCGAGGGCGCCGAGGCGGTGACGGGCGAGCAGGCGCGCGCCGAGGCCAGCGAGGCCGTCGAGGAGGTGCTCGGGTTCGTCGAGACGTTCCTGCTCGTGTTCGCGGCGATCGCGCTGTTCGTCGGCGCGTTCATCATCGCGAACACCTTCGCGATGTCGGTGCGCGAGCGCCTGCGCGAGCTCGCGCTCCTGCGTGCGCTCGGCGCGTCGCCCGGCCAGGTGTTCACGTCCGTGCTCGTGCAGGCGCTCGTCGTGGGGCTCGTGGGCGGCGGGCTGGGGGTGCTCGCCGGGGCCGGTCTCGTGCGCGTCATCCGGTGGGGACTCGCCCTCGCGGGCATGGAGTTCTCCGGTCGGGTGCCGCTCGGCACGCCGCAGGTCGTCGCAGCCGTCGGGCTGGGGGCGGTCGTCAGCCTGCTCGCCGCGGTCCTGCCCGCGCGTCGCGCCGCCGCGATCCCGCCCGTCCAGGCGATGCGCGACGACGTCGCCCCGGACCGCGGGACCGGCGTCCGGGCGGTGGGCGGGATCGTGCTCGTCGCCCTGGGCGCCGGGATCCTGTGGCTCGCCGCGTTCCTCGGGTCGTCGGTCGCCGACGCCCCGACCGGGTGGGCGTGGCTCGACGACCTCAGCCCGCGCGTGCTGCTCGGCGTCGGCGCGGGGCTCGTGCTCGTCGGCGTGCTCGTCGGGTCCCCGGCCGTCGCGCGCGGCGTGCTCACCGTGCTCGCGTGGCCGCTCGTCGTCGCGCTGCGGCCCCTGGGGCGCCTCGCGCGCGGCAACGTGACGCGCAACCCGCGCCGCACCGCGAGCACCGCGGGCGCGCTGCTCATCGGCATGGCGCTCGTGTCGGTCACGGGCGTCATCGCGGCCTCGACCCAGGCGTCCGTCCGCAGCATCGTCGAGAACGAGGTGCGGGCCGACCTCGTCGTCGACTCCGCGACCCTCGTGGTCCCCGACGGTGCGGTCGACGCCGTGACGGCGACGCCCGGCGCCGCGGTCGTCGACACCGTGCGCCTCGGCCTTGCGCCCGTCGCGACGGTCGGCCCCGCGGGGAACGGGACGCCCTCGTCCGACGACGAGCCGGACGGATCGGGCGACGAGCCAGGCGCCGGGGAGGCGCGGGGGACCGACGTGGCCGGCGTGCCCGCCGGCTTCTTCGACACCGCGCTCGACCCCGTGACGCTCGCGGGAGACCCGACGGCGACGCTCGAGGCGGGGGACGTCGTCGTGCACCGGCGCACCGCGCGCGAGCGCGGCTGGGAGGTGGGCGACACGCTGCGCCTCGGCGAGGGCACAGCCGCGGTCGAGGCGCGCGTCGGCGCGGTGATCGACAGCCAGCTCGTCGGGACGGGGATCCTCGTGCGCGACGACGTGTTCGACGCGGTCGTGCCCGCCGCGCAGGCGAGCGTCCGGATCGTCTACGTGTCGGCGGCGGAGGGGGCGTCGGCGGCGGAGGTGGAGGACCTGCGCGCGGCGCTGACGACCGCCGTCGAGCCGTTCCTCGTCGTCACGGTGCTCGACCGCGAAGAGACGGCGTCCGCGTTCGCCGACCAGGTGAACCAGGTGCTCGTGATCCTCTACGCGCTGCTCGCGCTGTCGATCGTCATCGCGCTGCTCGGCATCGTCAACACGCTCGCCCTGTCGATCATCGAGCGCACGCGCGAGATCGGGCTGCTGCGCGCCGTCGGGCTCGGACGCCTCCAGCTCGCCGGCGTCATCGCGATCGAGTCGGTGCTCACCGCGGTCTACGGGACGGTGCTGGGCGTCGCGACGGGCATCGGGATCGGCGCCGCGCTGCCCGGCGTGCTCGCCGACGAGGGCCTGAGCACGCTCGCGGTCCCCTGGGGCCAGGTCCTCGCGATCCTCGGCGTCGCCGTGGTGATCGGCCTCGTCGCGAGCGTCTGGCCCGCCATCCGCGCCGCCCGCCTCCCGGTCCTCGACGCGGTCACGGTCGACTGA
- a CDS encoding MarR family transcriptional regulator: protein MAGDEVDGTVDGTVAPGAATLFADPLALEAQVCFALSAGARGMVALYRPLLEPLGITHPQYLVLLALWQDDAAGTTSTVGDLAARLHLDAGTLSPLLKRLEALGYVRRSRSPDDGRQVRVSLTAEGRARRQDAERIPPSIVAATGLSLDELAEVHAAASKVVAAALRAGVY, encoded by the coding sequence ATGGCGGGTGACGAGGTCGACGGGACGGTCGACGGGACGGTCGCGCCGGGCGCGGCGACGCTGTTCGCCGACCCTCTCGCGCTCGAGGCGCAGGTCTGCTTCGCGCTGTCCGCGGGCGCGCGCGGCATGGTCGCGCTGTACCGCCCGCTGCTCGAGCCGCTCGGTATCACGCACCCGCAGTACCTCGTGCTCCTCGCGCTCTGGCAGGACGACGCCGCGGGCACGACCTCGACCGTCGGCGACCTCGCCGCGCGCCTGCACCTCGACGCCGGGACGCTCTCGCCGCTCCTCAAGCGGCTCGAGGCGCTCGGCTACGTGCGCCGGTCGCGCTCGCCCGACGACGGCCGCCAGGTCCGCGTGAGCCTCACCGCCGAGGGGCGGGCGCGCCGCCAGGACGCCGAGCGCATCCCGCCGTCGATCGTCGCCGCGACCGGGCTCAGCCTCGACGAGCTCGCCGAGGTCCACGCCGCGGCGTCGAAGGTCGTCGCCGCCGCGCTGCGCGCCGGCGTCTACTGA